One stretch of Penaeus vannamei isolate JL-2024 chromosome 7, ASM4276789v1, whole genome shotgun sequence DNA includes these proteins:
- the Vps4 gene encoding vacuolar protein sorting-associated protein 4, translating to MASGGALQKAIELVTKATEEDKSNNYAEALRLYESAVEYFLHAMKYEVPNERAKDTIRAKCKEYLNRAEKLKEHLGKKKKAEKAGVPVGKKNSKDSDSDEESDPAKKKMESRLEGAIVAEKPNIRWDDVAGLEGAKAALKEAVILPIKFPHMFTGKRQAWRGILLFGPPGTGKTFLAKAVATEANNSTFFSVSSADLVSKWMGESEQHVKTLFSMAREQKPSIIFIDEVDSLCSSRSEQESESARRIKTEFLVQMQGVGNQNDGVLVLGATNIPWTLDSAIRRRFEKRIYIPLPEKHARKNMFMLNLGDTPHCLSNEDFDYLGEFTEGFSGADISIVVRDALMQPVRKVQTATHFKKVSGRSRDDPNVIVHDYLMPCSPGDPNAFEMTWEQVPSDKLYEPEVTMADMKCALNDCKPSVNQADLDKLRQFTEEFGQEG from the exons ATGGCATCTGGAGGGGCTTTGCAG aAAGCGATCGAGCTTGTAACAAAAGCCACAGAAGAAGACAAAAGCAATAACTATGCAGAGGCTTTGAGGCTGTATGAATCAGCTGTGGAATATTTCCTTCATGCTATGAAAT ATGAGGTTCCTAATGAACGGGCAAAGGACACCATTCGTGCCAAATGCAAAGAATACCTAAACAGAGCTGAGAAGCTTAAAGAACAtctaggaaagaagaagaaagcagaaaaggCTGGTGTTCCTGTAGG AAAGAAGAACAGCAAGGACTCAGATTCAGATGAAGAGTCAGACCCagcaaagaagaagatggagtcACGGCTGGAAGGAGCAATTGTGGCTGAGAAACCCAACATTCGCTGGGATGATGTGGCTGGCCTTGAAGGAGCCAAAGCTGCCCTCAAGGAAGCTGTCATCCTGCCCATTAAGTTCCCACACATGTTCACAGGAAAGAGACAAGCATGGAGGGGCATTTTGTTGTTTGGG CCTCCTGGTACTGGTAAGACCTTCTTGGCCAAAGCAGTTGCCACAGAAGCCAACAACTCAACATTCTTCAGTGTCTCATCAGCTGATCTCGTATCCAAGTGGATGGGCGAGTCAGAGCAGCACGTGAAAACTTTATTCTCAATGGCTCGTGAACAGAAGCCTTCTATTATCTTCATTGATGAAGTGGATTCACTTTGTTCCTCAAGATCAGAACAGGAATCTGAATCTGCTCGTAGAATTAAGACAGAGTTCCTTGTGCAGATGCAGG GCGTTGGCAATCAGAATGATGGCGTGTTAGTTTTGGGTGCTACTAACATCCCATGGACACTTGACTCTGCCATCAGAAGAAGGTTTGAGAAGAGAATCTACATCCCGCTACCAGAGAAACATGCTCGCAAGAACATGTTTATGCTCAACCTCGGAGACACGCCTCACTGTCTCTCAAACGAAGACTTTGACTATTTAGGTGAATTCACAGAAGG ATTCTCAGGTGCAGATATCAGCATTGTTGTGCGTGATGCCTTGATGCAACCAGTGCGCAAAGTCCAGACTGCAACCCACTTCAAAAAGGTCTCAGGGCGGTCCCGTGACGACCCTAATGTTATTGTTCACGATTACCTAATGCCCTGTTCCCCGGGTGATCCAAATGCTTTTGAGATGACTTGGGAACAGGTGCCCAGTGACAAGTTATATGAACCAGAAGTGACTATG GCTGATATGAAATGTGCCCTTAACGACTGCAAGCCCTCAGTGAACCAAGCTGACCTGGACAAGCTTCGCCAGTTTACAGAAGAGTTTGGACAAGAGGGTTAG